One window of Ziziphus jujuba cultivar Dongzao chromosome 5, ASM3175591v1 genomic DNA carries:
- the LOC107420874 gene encoding LOW QUALITY PROTEIN: RNA polymerase sigma factor sigC (The sequence of the model RefSeq protein was modified relative to this genomic sequence to represent the inferred CDS: inserted 2 bases in 2 codons; substituted 2 bases at 2 genomic stop codons), whose amino-acid sequence MKGYSQSFPSKTISQVPTISSVKRSSNSRSRRLTIAKNEEEMSVRVKSWRIRKSLEKDIGRVVTLSCWAEAAKIEEKLLQQHLHFGWCCLDELIRSTRSLVLYFARNYRGVGISLKDLLQAGSVSVLQGAERFXHTSGYKFSTYFQYWIRKSMSKFMARHARGIQISSTFSKALNQIQKAXKSINTNLSKYPDDDEIAKLIGLSLAKIRSASQCLRVVGSVGHXTGGLFSGNYIKFNPNTSIMSPAETVTRQDMRKGIHNXVPVLHYGFKNCQPKSLEEIRRLLRVNEERIRIMENKALKKLSDEEIGRNLSQYLES is encoded by the exons ATGAAAGGTTATTCTCAGTCATTCCCTTCAAAAACAATTTCGCAAGTTCCTACTATTTCATCTGTAAAAAGATCATCAAACTCTAGAAGTAGAAGACTGACAATTGCTAAAAACGAGGAAGAAATGTCAGTAAGGGTGAAg AGTTGGAGAATCAGAAAAAGTTTGGAAAAGGACATTGGACGAGTAGTCACCTTGAGCTGCTGGGCAGAAGCagcaaaaattgaagaaaaattgcTGCAGCAGCATTTGCATTTTGGTTGGTGTTGCTTGGATGAGCTTATAAGGAGTACTAGGTCCTTAGTTCTATACTTTGCAAGAAACTACAGGGGTGTAGGAATAAGCTTAAAAGATTTGCTTCAG GCTGGAAGTGTGAGTGTTCTGCAAGGTGCTGAAAGGT GACATACTAGCGGTTACAAATTCTCAACCTATTTCCAGTACTGGATAAGAAAATCAATGTCAAAATTTATGGCACGGCATGCTAGAGGAATCCAAATTTCC tctACATTCAGCAAGGCATTAAATCAGATACAGAAAGCCTGAAAATCCATCAACACCAACTTGAGTAAATACCCAGATGATGATGAAATTGCAAAGCTTATAGGTCTTTCCTTGGCTAAAATCAGATCGGCAAGCCAATGCCTGAGAGTTGTGGGTTCAGTTGGTCATTAGACAGGGGGCCTCTTTTCAGGTAATTACATT AAATTTAATCCAAATACATCAATAATGAGTCCTGCAGAAACTGTCACAAGGCAAGACATGAGGAAAGGCATTCATA GAGTACCAGTCTTACACTATGGGTTTAAGAACTGCCAACCCAAGTCACTTGAGGAGATTAGGAGGCTTTTGCGAGTGAACGAGGAGCGGATAAGAATAATGGAAAACAAGGCTCTGAAAAAGCTAAGTGATGAAGAAATCGGAAGAAACTTAAGCCAGTATTTAGAATCATAG